The Halorussus rarus genome includes the window GGTCCGGGAGGTCGTCAAGGACATCGCGGTGGCGCTCGACACCGTGGGGCTGCTGAACGTCCAACTGGCCGTGCAGGACGGCGAGGTGTACGTGCTGGAGGCCAACCCGCGGTCCTCGCGGACGGTCCCGTTCGTCTCGAAGGCGACGGGCGTCCCCATCGCGAAGCTCGCCGCGAAGGTGATGGCCGGCGAGTCGCTGGCCGACCTCGAAATCGACGAACAGGTGCCCGAGCAGATCAGCGTCAAGGAGGTCGTGCTGCCGTTCGACCGCCTGCCGGGCAGCGACCCCCGGCTCGGCCCGGAGATGAAGTCCACCGGCGAGGTCATGGGCACCGCCGACACGTTCGGCAAGGCCTACGACAAGGCCCAGGACTCGACCGGCAAGCCCATCCCGTCGGGCGGCACCGCGCTGGTCGACCTCACCGACGACTTCGGGGAGTACTTCAGCACCGAGGAGTTCGGCACGTACTTCGAGGTCGTCACGCCCGACGAGTTCGGCGACGACGAGGCCGAGTGGACCGAGCGCGCGAAGCGGGCGGTCCTCGACGGCGACATCGACCTCATCGTCTCGCGGAACCGCGACCTGCTGGAGACCGCGGTCGAGGAGGAGATCACCTACTTCTCGACCGAGGCCAGCGCCGCGGCCGCGCTGGAGGCGCTCGGCGCCCGGGACGAACCCCTCGACGTCCAGCCGGTCGGCGACCGGCCGAAGCGGGTCCGCGAGTGGGGCAAGTAGCGCCGCGGAACCGAGAACTGTAGCCGATTTCTCACGCGACCATCGCCGTCCCGCCGCCCAGCAACGCCACGGCGGCGGTTCCGCCGACCAGCAGGGCCGCGAGCGCGTACCACGGCTCGCGCCGCACGGTCGCCTGGGCCTTCGACAGTCTGCCGGCGACCCCGAGGCCCAGCGCCGCGGCGACGAACGCCGCCGTGAGCCAGGTCGCCAGGTCGGTCCGACCGATGACGTGGCCGTAGCCCGCGAGGACGCCGACGACCCCGCCCAGGACGAGGGCGTGGACCTCCGTGTACGTCAGGGGGTTGTCCGAGCCGAGAACGGGTTTCGCCATGGTCGCCACTACGCGCCGCGTCGATTAAATTTGTTTTCCATCTTGGAAAATAATCGCCCGGCTGCCGGTCCACGTAGTAGGGACACAGGGTCAGCGACTCCGGATTCAGGTGCCGACGCCGGGGGTCGTCTCCTGGTACCGGAGCAACTGGTCGGCCCGGTCGGCCTTCGCCAGTAGCACCTCCTTGAGCGTCGGCGGGTTCCGGATTCGGGTGTCGTCGAGGAGCCCCTCGGGAAGCGCGAGCGTCCCCTCGGGGACGCCGTCGCCGCCGTGGACGGCGACGTGGCGCCGGTCTACCTTCATCACGAGCGGATTGTCGAGCCGTTCGACGCCCTCGCCGGTGGTGTACAGTTGCTCGTTGATGCGCCGGTGGTCGTCGCGGCGCATGACCGCGTGTTCCCCGTCGGACGGTTCGACGTAGAGCCGCCCGAGGTAGTAGCCGCTCGAAAACTCCTCGAACATGGGTCGTGTTGTCGTATACCACTGCCCAGTGATAAAGGTTACGTAAACACTTATATAGAAGAGTAAGTCCACTATTTAATGAGTTTCGACTTGGGGTTGGCGGCCCCGCACTCTCAAGGACCGTCAAGCCCCATTCTTGGGGTCGGAAGTTGCGGCCCCGGGCGCCGTCGCGGTCCGGGAAGACCTTTGTCGCTGGCGCCCCCGGTCACCTGCATGGCGACGCTGGAGCGGTACGCGCGACGGTACCTGGAGGACGGGCCGAACCTCGCGTGGCTCGTGGCCGTGAACGTGCTGGCGATCCTCGTCGGGATCGAGTTCTACGTCGAGACGCTACCCGAGGTCCCGATCTACCTCTGGCCGTACTACGCCGACTCGCCCGCCGCGCTGTTCCTGGTGACGCTGTCGCTGGTCACGCTCCTGCCGAACCTGGGTCGGCCGCTCGACGAGGCGCCCAGAAATCGGGCGCTTGCGTACCTCCACACGCTCGCGTTCGCGTGGCTGGTCAAGTACGGCATCTGGACGTTCGTGGCGCTCAACCTCGGCTTCGGGGCGTACTTCGGGCCGCCGTGGAACCCCGACGCGTTCTGGTCGTACTGGTTCATCGTCGTCACCCACCTCGGATTCGTGGGCGAAGCGGGGGTGCTGCCGTACTTCGGCGCCACCACGCGCGGGGCCCTGGCGACGGCGCTCGTCGCCCTGCTGGCCAACGACGCGGTCGACTACCTGCTGGGCTACCACCCGCCGCTCCGGTACGA containing:
- a CDS encoding DUF5802 family protein produces the protein MFEEFSSGYYLGRLYVEPSDGEHAVMRRDDHRRINEQLYTTGEGVERLDNPLVMKVDRRHVAVHGGDGVPEGTLALPEGLLDDTRIRNPPTLKEVLLAKADRADQLLRYQETTPGVGT
- a CDS encoding DUF1405 domain-containing protein, which codes for MATLERYARRYLEDGPNLAWLVAVNVLAILVGIEFYVETLPEVPIYLWPYYADSPAALFLVTLSLVTLLPNLGRPLDEAPRNRALAYLHTLAFAWLVKYGIWTFVALNLGFGAYFGPPWNPDAFWSYWFIVVTHLGFVGEAGVLPYFGATTRGALATALVALLANDAVDYLLGYHPPLRYDPGLVLPVATVALSVLAVAAAASAFDRLPADGGAT